A region from the Penaeus monodon isolate SGIC_2016 chromosome 17, NSTDA_Pmon_1, whole genome shotgun sequence genome encodes:
- the LOC119583811 gene encoding probable tubulin polyglutamylase TTLL2 → MRHGEGGGQEEVATNGVLWGRGSSGEELRLDGPIFYRVNDDNTGPELFMEVCVERGWRAWEGPVEVDEWGGGGPTWHVWWRHGFPPGVYRRLKPHQVVNHIPRANGLCKKDSLARSLQKMKHVFGSIFDFFPATYLLPCEYTKLVAEYTRLMYHNKAEGGTKAQVAGASTGGLGSGAGLSAGQNASDPAAQNIWICKPIGSSQGRGISIFQDLHELSYASSAVVQRYIGNPLLVGGYKCDVRLYVLVTSFLPLTVYVYTEGIVRFGTEKYSLAALDNLFSHLTNTSLNKLAPGYRTEKERVGSGCKWTVGELRRYLAGSGQKDWLLWQRVGILVSLTLISQVGHVPHHHNCFELYGFDILVDDSLTPSLLEVNRCPSLSYDCDVDRVVKKPMLHHMFDLLGPPKVTESISRSLKPPPVLILLTRDHSRECHSKRDELILTSDQLYSAMDQQQYNRLMESLDMVRSTRRKRNARSSVCEDCEDGAYRMTDSGSCSVENLSAGKKEFAKAPHSHSKSLTISGGPRSFTPRRRRSISSLPGAPHDPLVPEELSLDTFVPVTFNTTFQRVRRQFLNSQNNKSYSSMSKGGRPGQMMDMRSRRGDRGPHRCPARCGDWVRTFPYNAATLHASKDPMYTKTLVAELCKYKRACEKVVRENPNATDDCLNALVQKMLWRDTIIWLPNT, encoded by the exons GTGTGCGTCGAACGAGGCTGGCGAGCGTGGGAGGGCCCCGTGGAGGTGGACGAGTGGGGGGGAGGCGGCCCCACATGGCACGTCTGGTGGCGCCATGGCTTCCCGCCCGGCGTCTACAGGAGACTCAAGCCCCACCAG GTCGTCAACCACATCCCGCGCGCGAACGGCCTCTGCAAGAAGGACAGTCTGGCCAGGTCGCTGCAGAAGATGAAACATGTATTTGGGTCCATCTTCGATTTCTT CCCGGCGACATACCTGCTGCCGTGTGAGTATACGAAACTGGTAGCGGAGTACACTCGCCTGATGTACCACAACAAGGCTGAAGGAGGCACCAAAGCCCAAGTCGCAGGGGCGTCGACGGGAGGCCTAGGCTCAGGGGCCGGCCTTTCCGCTGGGCAGAACGCCAGCGACCCCGCAGCGCAGAACATTTGGATTTGCAAGCCGATCGGCAGCTCGCAGGGCCGAGGAATTTCCATTTTCCAG GACCTCCACGAGTTGAGCTATGCTTCCAGCGCGGTTGTGCAGCGGTACATCGGAAACCCTTTACTGGTGGGGGGTTATAAGTGTGACGTTAGACTCTACGTTCTTGTCACTTCCTTCCTGCCGCTCACCGTCTACGTGTACACTGAGGGCATCGTCAG ATTCGGCACCGAGAAATACTCGCTAGCCGCCTTGGATAACTTGTTCAGCCACCTCACTAACACTTCCCTGAACAAGTTGGCGCCGGGCTACAGGACGGAAAAGGAACGCGTTGGGTCTG GGTGTAAGTGGACGGTGGGGGAGTTACGCCGGTATCTAGCGGGCAGCGGCCAGAAGGACTGGTTGCTGTGGCAGCGTGTGGGCATCCTGGTGTCGCTCACTCTCATCTCGCAGGTCGGCCACGTCCCGCATCACCACAACTGCTTCGAACTCTATGGCTTCGATATTCTC gTGGACGATTCACTGACGCCGTCTCTGCTCGAGGTCAACCGGTGTCCCTCCCTGAGCTACGACTGCGACGTGGACAGGGTCGTCAAGAAGCCGATGCTGCATCACATGTTCGATCTCCTCGGCCCGCCCAAGGTGACGGAGAGCATCAGCCGCTCTCTTAAACCGCCCCCTGTGCTTATACTGCTGACCCGAGACCACAGCCGGGAATGCCACAGCAAGAGGGACGAATTAATCCTCACCAGTGACCAGCTCTACAGTGCCATGGATCAGCAGCAGTACAACCGCTTGATGGAAAGTCTCGACATGGTCCGGTCGACGCGAAGGAAGAGGAACGCCCGCAGCAGCGTGTGCGAGGACTGCGAGGACGGCGCGTACAGGATGACGGACTCGGGGAGCTGCAGCGTCGAGAACCTGAGCGCCGGAAAGAAGGAGTTCGCTAAGGCTCCCCACAGTCATTCCAAGTCGCTGACCATCTCCGGAGGGCCACGAAGTTTCACTCCGCGGCGGCGTCGCTCGATATCCTCGCTTCCGGGCGCCCCTCATGACCCTTTGGTGCCGGAGGAACTCAGCCTCGACACCTTCGTCCCCGTCACGTTCAACACGACGTTCCAGCGAGTGCGTCGCCAGTTCTTGAACAGTCAGAACAACAAGAGTTACTCCTCGATGAGCAAGGGAGGCCGGCCGGGCCAGATGATGGACATGCGGTCCCGAAGAGGCGACCGCGGGCCGCATCGGTGCCCCGCCCGCTGCGGCGACTGGGTCAGGACCTTCCCCTACAACGCCGCCACGCTCCACGCCAGCAAGGACCCCATGTACACCAAGACCCTCGTGGCGGAGTTGTGCAAGTACAAGCGCGCCTGCGAGAAGGTCGTCCGCGAGAATCCCAACGCAACCGACGACTGCCTGAACGCCCTCGTGCAGAAGATGCTGTGGAGGGACACCATCATCTGGCTGCCCAACACGTGA